CGCCGCATGAGCGGCTGAAGCACGAGTCCAACGCCTTCGCCTGGCTGCGCCACACCATCGGCATCCTCTCGGAGAGCTCCAATCCCGAGGAATTCCTCGAGCACACCAAGCTCGAGCTGTTCCACGACCAGGTGTTCTGCTTCACGCCGAAGGGCAAGCTGATCGCGCTGCCGCGCAACGCCAACGTGATCGATTTCGCCTATGCCGTGCATACCGGGGTCGGCAACAGCGCGGTCGGCTGCAAGATCAACGGCAAGTTCGCGCCGCTGTCCTCCGAGTTGCAGAACGGCGACGAGGTCGAGGTGCTGACCTCGAAGGCGCAGTCGGCGCCGCCTTCGGCCTGGGAAGCGCTCGCCCGCACCGGCAAGGCGCGCGCCGCGATCCGGCGCGCTACCCGCGATGCGGTGCGCGACCAGTATGCCGGCCTCGGCCGCCGCATCGTCGACCGCCTGTTCGCCCGCGCCAAGATCGAATATGCCGACGACAAGCTGAAGGGCGCATTGCCGCGGCTTGCGCGCACCTCGATCGAGGAGGTGATGGCCTCGGTCGGGCGCGGCGAGATCAAGGCGTCCGACGTCGCCCGCGCGATGTATCCCGACTACAAGGAAGAGCGGCTGGTGCGCTACGGCGCCAAGAAGGGGCTCGCCGCCAAGCTGAAGACGCAGACCCCGCCGCATCCGGCGCGCGCCACCTCGGTGATCCCGGTGCGTGGCATCAACTCCGATTTGCCGGTGAAGTTCGCGCCGAACGGCGGCGCGGTGCCGGGCGACCGCATCGTCGGCATCGTCACGCCGGGCGAGGGGATCACGATCTATCCGATCCAGTCGCCGGCGCTGAAGGATTTCGAGGAGGAGCCCGAGCGCTGGCTCGACGTGCGCTGGGACATCGACGAGACCATGCCGCAGCGCTTCCCCGCGCGCATCCTGGTTCACAATGTCAACGAGCCGGGCAGCCTCGCCCAGATCGCGACTGTGATCGCCGAGCACGACGGCAATATCGACAACATCCACATGTCGCGCCAGTCGCCCGATTTCACGGAGCTGACCATCGATCTCGAGGTCTATGACCTCAAGCATCTCCTCGCTATCATCGCGCAGTTGCGCGCCAAGGCCGTGGTCGCAAGGGTCGAGCGCGTCAATGGGTAAAGCTGGATGCGCAGACCATAGGCGAGCGGAAGCGACGCCGTCCTTCGAACGGCGAGCGGCAACGATGTCGTCCTTCGAACTGCTATGCCCACGCACGACAGGCTAGAACTGCAGGTTAGAGAAATGTCAAAGGCTGCTCCGCTCCGTCTCGGTATCAATGTCGATCACGTCGCGACCCTGCGCAATGCGCGGAGCGGGGCGAGGCCAGATCCGGTGCGGCTGGCGCTTGCCGCGATCGCGGCCGGCGCCGACGGCATCACCGCGCATTTGCGCGAGGATCGCCGTCATATCCGCGACGAGGACATGGCGCGGCTCAAGGCCGAGATCTCCAAGCCGCTGAATTTCGAGATGGCGGCGACCGACGACATGCTGCGGATTTCGCTCGCCACCAAGCCGCACGCGGTCTGCCTGGTGCCGGAACGGCGCCAGGAGCTCACCACCGAAGGCGGCCTCGATGTGGTCGGCCAGCACAATGCGCTGGCGCCCTTCATCGCACGGCTTGGCGACGCCGGCATCCGGGTCTCGCTGTTCATCGCCGCCGATCCGAGGCAGATCGAGATGGCCGCGCAGCTGAAGGCACCGGTGATCGAGATCCACACCGGCGGCTGGTGCGACGCCGTGGTCGACGGTCACAAGGACAAGGCGGAGGCCGAGTGGAAGCGCATCGTCGCCGGCGCCAGGCTCGCGCAGGCGGCCGGGCTCGAGGTCCATGCCGGCCATGGGCTCGACTATGAGGCCGCGGAGACGATCTCCGCGCTGCCCGAAATCCGCGAGCTCAACATCGGCTATTTCATGATGGGCGAGGCGCTGTTCGTCGGCATCGCCGAGACGGTGCGCGAGATGCGTGCGGCAATGGACCGCGGCCGTGCCAGGGCGCAAGGTGGCGTCAGCGCATGATCATCGGCATCGGCTCCGACCTGATCGACATCACCCGGATCGCGAAGGTGATCGAGCGGCACGGCGAGCGCTTCCTCGATCGCATCTTCACCGATGCCGAGCGCGCCAAGGCGATGCGCCGGGCCAACAGCGAGAAGATGGTGGTCGCAACCTACGCCAAACGCTTCGCCGCCAAGGAGGCCTGCTCCAAGGCGCTCGGCACCGGTATCCGGCGCGGGGTGTGGTGGAAGGACATGGGAGTGGTGAACCTGCCGGGAGGGCGGCCGTCGATGCAGCTGACCGGCGGCGCACTGGCCCGGCTCCAGGAGCTGACGCCCGAGGGCATGCAGGCGCAGATCGACCTTTCGATCACGGATGATTGGCCGCTGGCGCAGGCCTTCGTCATAATTTCGGCGGTTGCTCCCGCCAGATGAGCGGGCGGGGCCGGAATCTGCCGGAAAACTTCAGCAAACTAAAAAATCATTGACATTTCAATGAATTGCGAAGTTTTGAGGCGGCGATTGATTGCGCCCCTGCGAACAACCGTCTAAAACGCCGCAGGGTATCGAGCGAGACGCGGATTCCAGGTTCCGGCCGGAATTTGCCCTCAAGATCAGAATCAAGGCCATTTTCCTCACGCGGGGGTCGAACGCTTCGCGTGGAGAGAACGTTCTGCCACCGCGTGGGCGCCAGGGCCTGCGGGAATTGGGAAAGCAATGAGCGCGACCACCGGGACCAAATCTGAGAGCGGCTTGGGCGAGACCATCCGCGTCGTCATTCATGCCCTTCTTATCGCGCTCGTCATCCGCACCTTCCTGTTCCAGCCGTTCAACATCCCCTCGGGGTCGATGAAGGCGACGCTGCTGGTTGGCGACTATTTGTTCGTCTCGAAATATTCGTATGGCTACAGCCACTATTCGATCCCGTTCTCGCCGAACATTTTCTCGGGGCGCATCTTCGGCTCGGAGCCCAGCCGCGGTGATATCGTGGTGTTCCGGCTGCCGCGGGACGACTCCACCGACTACATCAAGCGCGTTATCGGCTTGCCGGGCGACCGCATCGAGGTGAAGGGCGGGCTGCTCTACATCAACGACGAGCCGATCAAGCGCGAGCGGCTGAGCGATTTCGTCGGCGAGGATCCCTGCGGCTCGGCGGATGCCACCGCCAAGGTCAAGCGCTGGAAGGAAACGCTGCCGAACGGCGTCAGCTACGAGTCGCTCGACTGCACCGACAACAGCTACATGGACAACACTATCGTCTACACCGTTCCGCCTGGGCATTTCTTCATGATGGGCGACAACCGCGACAACTCCACCGACAGCCGCTTCCTGTCGCAGGTCGGCTACGTGCCGTTCGAGAATATCATCGGGCGGGCCCAGATGATCTTCTTCTCGATCGCCGAGGGTGAGCAGGCCTGGATGATCTGGCGCTGGCCGTTCGCCGTGCGGTGGAACCGCCTATTCTCCATCGTGCGATGAACGACGATACCGCAGCCATCAACGATCAAGCGCCCGCCGGCGAGCCGAGCCAGACGCCAGCCGCCGAGAGCGCGGCCGCGCCGAAGAAGCGGCGCAGCAAGGCCGCCAAGGCGGCCGAGGAGAAGGCCGCGATCGCCGGTACCGAGGCGCGTATCGGTTACACGTTCTCAGATGCCGCGCTGCTGACCACCGCATTCACCCACGTGTCCGCGCTGAAGCCCGCCACCCGCAACCGCGCCGACAGCTATCAGCGGCTGGAATTCCTCGGCGACCACGTGCTCGGGCTGATCGTGTCCGACATGCTGTTCCGGGCGTTCCCGAAGGCCGACGAGGGCGAGTTGTCGAAGCGGCTCGCCGATCTCGTGCGCAAGGAGAGCTGCGCCGATGTCGCCAAGTCGCTCGGGCTGCTCGAGGACATCAAGCTCGGCATGGTGAAGGCGGTCGAAGGCGCACGGCTGCGCAAGTCCGTGCTCGGCGACATCTGCGAGGCGGTGATCGGGGCGATCTTCCTCGACGGCGGCTACGAGGCCGCGCGCCAGTTCGTCGAGCGCAACTGGACCGAGCGGATGCACAAGTTGCGCCGGCCGCTGCGCGATCCCAAGACCGTGTTGCAGGAATGGGCGCAGGGCAAGGGACTGCCGACGCCGGTCTATCGCGAGGTCGAACGCACCGGCCCGCACCACGATCCACAATTCCGCGTTGCCGTTGACCTGCCGGGCCTGGCCTCAGCCGAGGGCCTTGGCGGCAACAAGCGCGCGGCAGAGAAAGCAGCGGCATCCGCGATGATCGAGCGTGAAGGCGTCGGCACCAATGACTGACGAAGCCAAAGGGCAGGGGGACGCGACGCGCTGTGGCTTCGTCGCGCTGATCGGCGCGCCCAATGTCGGCAAGTCGACGCTGGTCAATGCGCTGGTGGGCTCCAAGGTCACCATCGTGTCGCGCAAGGTGCAGACCACGCGGGCGCTGATCCGCGGCATCGTGATCGAGGGCAACGCCCAGATCATCCTGGTCGACACGCCCGGCATCTTCGCGCCGCGGCGCCGGCTCGACCGTGCCATGGTGTCGACCGCCTGGAGCGGCGCCCACGACGCCGATCTTGTCTGCGTGCTGCTCGATGCGAAGTCGGGCATCGACGAGGAGGCCAATGCGATCCTGGCCAAGCTCGAAACCGTCGCGCATCCGAAGATCCTGGTGCTGAACAAGGTCGACCTCGTGCAGCGCGAGAAGCTGCTGGCGCTGGCGCAGGCCGCCAACGAGCGGATGCGCTTCGAGCACACCTTCATGATTTCGGCGCTGTCCGGCGACGGCGTTGCCGACCTGCGCCAAGCGCTGGCCAAGCTGGTGCCCGCCGGCCCGTTCCTCTATCCCGAGGACCAGATGTCGGATGCGCCGATGCGGCATCTGGCGGCCGAGATCACCCGCGAGAAGATCTACAGCCATCTGCATCAGGAATTGCCGTACCAGTCGACGGTCGAGACCGACAGCTGGACCGACCGCAAGGACAAGTCGATCCGCATCGAGCAGACGATCTTTGTCGAGCGCGAGAGCCAGCGCAAGATCGTGCTCGGCAAGGGCGGCGCCACCATCAAGTCGATCGGCGCGCAGGCACGGGCCGAGATCGCCGAGATCATGGGCGTGCCGGTGCACCTGTTCCTGTTCGTCAAGGTGCGCGAGAACTGGGGCGACGATCCCGACCGCTACAAGGAAATGGGACTGGATTTCCCCAAGGAATAAGAGCCGGCGTCGCAATGAACGTGCCCAGAAATGTGCTGTGGTTTGAGGTGCTGCTCTATCTGTCGCTGACGCTCGACGCGCTGTCGGTGGCGTTCCAGGACCGCACGCCGACCTTCGAGAAGACCGAGCAGATGATCACGGGCGAGACCCTGACGGCCGGCTGCATGATCCTGCTGCTGGTGTATTTCGTCCGGCTCGCCGCGCAGCACCGCAAGAACTGGCCGCGCTGGGCGCTGGCCGCGATGCTGGTGCTGTCGGTGATATCGCTGGTGCAGGTGATCGGCGACAAGGGTCTGGAGCTCGACAGCGCCATCGAGGTGGTGTCCTGCATCCTGACCACGGCCGGGCTGTATTATTCCTTCACTGGCGACGCGCAGGGCTGGTTCAACGCGTGAGGGGCGGCGCGCAGGGGCGCGGTGCCAAAATATCGAAAACAACCCCATGCAAAGTAGCCGGTGGCGGCGGGCGCTCGGCCAGGCAACTTGACACGTCGGGCAACTCAGCGTCATCATTCCAATATTCCGAAATTGTGCAAGCGCCACCGCCCGTCGGAATGACGGCGTATGATGACTGCGCGGTGCGCTGGAATCCTGTAGTCTCTCTTTCATGGAATGGACCGACGAAGGCATCGTGCTGGGCGTGCGGCGGCATGGCGAATCCTCCGCCATCGTCGAGCTCCTGACGCGCGAGCATGGCCGCCATCTCGGCCTCGTGCGCGGCGGTGCCAGCTCGCGGATGCGGCCGCTGCTGCAGCCCGGCAACAGCGTCACCGCGGTGTGGCGGGCGCGGCTCGACGAGCATCTCGGCATGTACGCGCTGGAAGGCACACGGCTGCGCGCGGCGACACTGCTCGCCTCGTCGCACGCCGTCTATGGCGTCACGCATCTGGCGGCGCTGGCCCGGCTGCTGCCGGAGCGCGATCCGCATCAAGACATCTACGAGATGCTGCAGGGGACGCTCGACGATTTCGACGATGCCGGCGTGGCCGCCGTGCACCTGATCCGGTTCGAGCTGGCGATGCTGACCGAGCTCGGCTTCGGGCTGGACCTGGACAATTGCGCGGCAAGCGGGGAGACCACCGACCTGATCTACGTGTCGCCGAAATCCGGCGGCGCCGTCTCCCGCGCCGCCGGGGAGCCGTGGCGCGACCGGCTGTTGCCGTTGCCGGCATTCCTGCGCGAAGGCGAGGGCGGTGCCAACAGCTGGTCGGAGCAGGACCTGCGCGACGGTTTCCAGATCACCGGTCTGTTCCTGCTGCGCCACGTGCTGGAGCCCCGCGGTCAGGGCCATTCCGATGCCCGCGACGGATTTATCAACGCCGTAACGAGGCCGCGGAGCCGAACGGCGGTTCCGTAAGGCCGATTCGGGCCCTAAATTCCCGGTGATTCGCGGCTTGCCCGATTCAGCGCCAAGGTTTAACGCCTCCCCATGGGAAAACGACAGGTACCGCCGGAAAAGCCGGCCGAAATTCACGAGGTGCCGCTGCGTGATGCGCTCGAGGAGCGCTATCTCGCCTATGCGCTCTCGACCATCATGCATCGCGCGCTGCCGGACGCCCGCGACGGGCTGAAGCCGGTGCACCGCCGCATCCTCTACGGCATGGACCTGCTCGGGCTCGACCCGCGCGCGGCCTTCAAGAAATCGGCCAAGATCGTCGGCGACGTGATGGGCTCGTTCCATCCGCACGGCGACCAGGCGATCTATGACGCCATGGTGCGCCTGGCGCAGGACTTCTCCTCGCGCTACCCGCTGGTCGACGGCCAGGGCAATTTCGGCAATATCGACGGCGATAATCCGGCCGCCTACCGCTACACCGAAGCGCGCATGACCGAGGTCGCGCGGCTCCTGCTCGACGGCATCGACGAGGACGGGGTCGAGTTCCGCCTCAACTACGACGGCCAGTCGAAAGAGCCGGTGGTGCTGCCCGGCGGCTTTCCGAACCTGCTCGCCAACGGTGCGCAGGGCATCGCGGTCGGCATGGCGACCTCGATCCCGCCGCACAACGCCGCCGAGCTTTGCGACGCTGCGCTGCATCTGATCGAGAAGCCCGACGCCAAGTCGAAGGCGCTGTTGAAGTGGGTCAAGGGGCCGGACTTCCCGACCGGCGGCATCGTCGTCGATTCCAAGGAAGCGATCATCGAGGCCTATACCACGGGGCGCGGCTCGTTCCGCACCCGCTCGCGCTGGACCCAGGAAGAGGGCGCGCGCGGCACCTGGGTGGTCGTCGTGACCGAGATCCCGTGGCTGGTGCAGAAGTCGCGGATCGTCGAGAAGATCGCCGAGCTCATCAACGAGAAGAAGCTGCCGCTGGTTGCCGACGTCCGCGACGAGTCGGCCGAGGACGTTCGCCTCGTGATCGAGCCGAAGTCCCGCACGGTCGATCCGGCGCTGATGATGGAATCGCTGTTCCGGCTCACCGAGCTGGAAAGCAAGATATCGCTGAACCTGAACGTCTTGATCAAGGGCCGCATCCCGAAGGTGGTCGGCCTTGCCGAGTGCCTGCGCGAATGGCTCGACCATCTGCGCGACGTGCTGGTCCGCCGGTCCAACTTCCGCAAGACCCAGATCGAGCACCGCCTGGAAGTGCTGGGCGGCCACCTCGTCGCCTATCTGAACCTCGACAAGGTGATCAAGATCATCCGAACCGAGGACGAGCCGAAGCCCGTCCTGATCAAGACCTTCAATCTCACCGAGATCCAGGCCGAAGCCATCCTCAACATGCGGCTGCGCAATTTGCGCCGCCTGGAGGAGATGGAGATCCGCACCGAGGATAAGGAGCTTCGCAAGGAGCTGAAGGGCATCGAGGGGCTGCTCAGATCCGAGACCGAGCAATGGGCCAAGGTCGGCGATCAGGTCCGCAAGGTCCGCGATATCTTCGGGCCCAAGACGCCGCTCGGCAAGCGCCGCACCACGTTCGCCGATGCGCCCGAGCACGACCTTGCGGCGATCGAGGAAGCGCTGGTCGAGCGCGAGCCATGCACCGTCGTGATCTCCGAGAAGGGCTGGGTGCGAACGCTGAAGGGCCATGTCGAG
This Bradyrhizobium sp. CCBAU 53421 DNA region includes the following protein-coding sequences:
- the parC gene encoding DNA topoisomerase IV subunit A; translated protein: MGKRQVPPEKPAEIHEVPLRDALEERYLAYALSTIMHRALPDARDGLKPVHRRILYGMDLLGLDPRAAFKKSAKIVGDVMGSFHPHGDQAIYDAMVRLAQDFSSRYPLVDGQGNFGNIDGDNPAAYRYTEARMTEVARLLLDGIDEDGVEFRLNYDGQSKEPVVLPGGFPNLLANGAQGIAVGMATSIPPHNAAELCDAALHLIEKPDAKSKALLKWVKGPDFPTGGIVVDSKEAIIEAYTTGRGSFRTRSRWTQEEGARGTWVVVVTEIPWLVQKSRIVEKIAELINEKKLPLVADVRDESAEDVRLVIEPKSRTVDPALMMESLFRLTELESKISLNLNVLIKGRIPKVVGLAECLREWLDHLRDVLVRRSNFRKTQIEHRLEVLGGHLVAYLNLDKVIKIIRTEDEPKPVLIKTFNLTEIQAEAILNMRLRNLRRLEEMEIRTEDKELRKELKGIEGLLRSETEQWAKVGDQVRKVRDIFGPKTPLGKRRTTFADAPEHDLAAIEEALVEREPCTVVISEKGWVRTLKGHVEDLSGLAFKTDDKLEHSFFAETTSKLLLFATNGKFYSLDVAKLPGGRGHGEPIRMFIDLEQDAAIISLFVNKGERKFLIASSEGQGFVVKEEDCVGNTRKGKQVLNVEMPNEARAITTVNGDTVAVIGTNHKMVLFGLDQVPEMARGRGVRLQKYTSSELSDVAVFDSKTGLTWKDSAGREHSMTMKELADWRGNRADAGRLAHGLPKSNKFNRGVE
- the lepB gene encoding signal peptidase I, giving the protein MSATTGTKSESGLGETIRVVIHALLIALVIRTFLFQPFNIPSGSMKATLLVGDYLFVSKYSYGYSHYSIPFSPNIFSGRIFGSEPSRGDIVVFRLPRDDSTDYIKRVIGLPGDRIEVKGGLLYINDEPIKRERLSDFVGEDPCGSADATAKVKRWKETLPNGVSYESLDCTDNSYMDNTIVYTVPPGHFFMMGDNRDNSTDSRFLSQVGYVPFENIIGRAQMIFFSIAEGEQAWMIWRWPFAVRWNRLFSIVR
- the recO gene encoding DNA repair protein RecO codes for the protein MEWTDEGIVLGVRRHGESSAIVELLTREHGRHLGLVRGGASSRMRPLLQPGNSVTAVWRARLDEHLGMYALEGTRLRAATLLASSHAVYGVTHLAALARLLPERDPHQDIYEMLQGTLDDFDDAGVAAVHLIRFELAMLTELGFGLDLDNCAASGETTDLIYVSPKSGGAVSRAAGEPWRDRLLPLPAFLREGEGGANSWSEQDLRDGFQITGLFLLRHVLEPRGQGHSDARDGFINAVTRPRSRTAVP
- the rnc gene encoding ribonuclease III, translating into MNDDTAAINDQAPAGEPSQTPAAESAAAPKKRRSKAAKAAEEKAAIAGTEARIGYTFSDAALLTTAFTHVSALKPATRNRADSYQRLEFLGDHVLGLIVSDMLFRAFPKADEGELSKRLADLVRKESCADVAKSLGLLEDIKLGMVKAVEGARLRKSVLGDICEAVIGAIFLDGGYEAARQFVERNWTERMHKLRRPLRDPKTVLQEWAQGKGLPTPVYREVERTGPHHDPQFRVAVDLPGLASAEGLGGNKRAAEKAAASAMIEREGVGTND
- a CDS encoding bifunctional (p)ppGpp synthetase/guanosine-3',5'-bis(diphosphate) 3'-pyrophosphohydrolase — its product is MAYRRRSSIQMQAATETVAVAPASSAAERPARPRTRMMRQYDLVERVRSYNPDTNEDLLNRAYVYAMKAHGTQTRASGDPYFSHPLEVAAILTNLKLDDATIVAALLHDTIEDTEATRAEIDNVFGHEIGALVEGLTKLKRLELVSREAKQAENLRKLLLAIADDVRVLLIKLADRLHNMRTLEFVPPASRRRIAEETLDIYAPLAGRMGMHEMREELEDLSFFVLDPEAYAVVKQRLDSLAERNRNLIGEIETQLSKNLQKNGITARVFGRRKQPFSIWTKMERKSVGFEQLSDIYGFRIILDDVGACYRALGIVHTTWPVVPGRFKDYISTPKQNDYRSIHTTVIGPGKQRVELQIRTEDMNQIAEFGIAAHAFYKEGAGSPHERLKHESNAFAWLRHTIGILSESSNPEEFLEHTKLELFHDQVFCFTPKGKLIALPRNANVIDFAYAVHTGVGNSAVGCKINGKFAPLSSELQNGDEVEVLTSKAQSAPPSAWEALARTGKARAAIRRATRDAVRDQYAGLGRRIVDRLFARAKIEYADDKLKGALPRLARTSIEEVMASVGRGEIKASDVARAMYPDYKEERLVRYGAKKGLAAKLKTQTPPHPARATSVIPVRGINSDLPVKFAPNGGAVPGDRIVGIVTPGEGITIYPIQSPALKDFEEEPERWLDVRWDIDETMPQRFPARILVHNVNEPGSLAQIATVIAEHDGNIDNIHMSRQSPDFTELTIDLEVYDLKHLLAIIAQLRAKAVVARVERVNG
- a CDS encoding pyridoxine 5'-phosphate synthase translates to MSKAAPLRLGINVDHVATLRNARSGARPDPVRLALAAIAAGADGITAHLREDRRHIRDEDMARLKAEISKPLNFEMAATDDMLRISLATKPHAVCLVPERRQELTTEGGLDVVGQHNALAPFIARLGDAGIRVSLFIAADPRQIEMAAQLKAPVIEIHTGGWCDAVVDGHKDKAEAEWKRIVAGARLAQAAGLEVHAGHGLDYEAAETISALPEIRELNIGYFMMGEALFVGIAETVREMRAAMDRGRARAQGGVSA
- the acpS gene encoding holo-ACP synthase — protein: MIIGIGSDLIDITRIAKVIERHGERFLDRIFTDAERAKAMRRANSEKMVVATYAKRFAAKEACSKALGTGIRRGVWWKDMGVVNLPGGRPSMQLTGGALARLQELTPEGMQAQIDLSITDDWPLAQAFVIISAVAPAR
- the era gene encoding GTPase Era, yielding MTDEAKGQGDATRCGFVALIGAPNVGKSTLVNALVGSKVTIVSRKVQTTRALIRGIVIEGNAQIILVDTPGIFAPRRRLDRAMVSTAWSGAHDADLVCVLLDAKSGIDEEANAILAKLETVAHPKILVLNKVDLVQREKLLALAQAANERMRFEHTFMISALSGDGVADLRQALAKLVPAGPFLYPEDQMSDAPMRHLAAEITREKIYSHLHQELPYQSTVETDSWTDRKDKSIRIEQTIFVERESQRKIVLGKGGATIKSIGAQARAEIAEIMGVPVHLFLFVKVRENWGDDPDRYKEMGLDFPKE